One Algibacter sp. L3A6 genomic region harbors:
- a CDS encoding SusC/RagA family TonB-linked outer membrane protein: MNKIYSLIHLFRPCKYKGFKVIKSILICTSFIVSGYANAKTPFLTITAELTEKEDKIDLKDYQQIEVSGIVLDEKGIPIPGVNILVQGTNRGTQTDFDGNFKLIAKKGEVLVVSSIGFKTQEIKIGNFTSLNITMIEDLTGLDEVVVVGFGTQTKEALVGAVSTVKPEDLKIPSSNLTASFAGRVPGVIAFQSSGEPGGGSDNAEFFIRGATTFGAYSSPLILIDNIELTADDLARISPDDIESFSVFKDATATAIYGARGANGVIAVKTKTGELGKPRVSVRYETTYSQATQNLEIADPLEYLRLHMDAVNTRNVSPNRNDRLPYLQNKIDNTLAGNINPFVYPVTNWQDELLQDFTKNQRLNFSVSGGGKVARYYVSGSVAQDNGILKVDNQANYNNNIDNKVYNLRSNVNIDLTSSTELIVNLNATVDDYRGPVPTGNQVYNMINRTNPVRYPAYYEADEANQFTEHLLFGNVDTGDGELAGYLNPYAELVRGYRDYSRSVNVLSLQVKQDLGGIVEGLKWRALGNITSTSSYNITREYEPYYYAIGDTDYNRADNTYALTSLNPDSGTEYLNFTENEDSRVVNRNIYFESALNYDRTFNDKHAVSGLLVGILRESVDGNADDLQASLPSRNVGLSGRFTYSFDRRYFIEGNFGYNGSERFAEKNRYGFFPSVGAAWVISNENFFDNIDLISRLKLRGSYGVVGNANIGNSNDRFFYLSNVNLNDSGAGAQFGTFGQESSAGVSISRYENPHISWERAYKQNYGLEINLLKDAIQLQAEYFKQTTTDILQTRSDIPSFLGLQASPVANLGEGKSNGFEFTLLVNHNFNKDWWLQATANFVKTSSEYTVYEESDLSATPWLSKLGNPFNQAYGLIAERLFIDDADVANSPEQQFGEVMPGDIKYTDINGDGIVSNLDIVPIGEPTQAEVSYGFGFSVGYKNLDISAFFAGLDNVSFFIDSAGITPFADTDANGDYLPDAISENQILQAFAESHWSEENQDIYALWPRLSTYAVQNNNQTSSWWMRDGAFMRLKSLEIGYNFKPENGAVFGQASVRLYLSGTNLVHWSKFKLWDPELRGNGLNYPLQKTINIGARVNL, encoded by the coding sequence ATGAATAAAATTTATTCTTTAATTCATCTATTTCGTCCTTGTAAATACAAGGGGTTTAAGGTGATTAAATCAATATTAATATGTACTTCCTTTATTGTCAGTGGTTATGCTAACGCAAAAACTCCATTTTTAACCATTACAGCAGAGCTAACCGAAAAAGAAGATAAAATAGATCTTAAAGATTATCAACAAATTGAAGTGTCAGGAATCGTTCTTGACGAAAAAGGGATACCAATACCCGGTGTTAATATACTTGTTCAAGGTACAAACAGAGGTACACAAACCGATTTTGATGGCAATTTTAAATTAATTGCAAAAAAAGGAGAAGTTCTGGTTGTTTCTTCAATAGGCTTTAAAACTCAAGAAATTAAAATAGGAAATTTTACAAGTTTAAATATTACAATGATAGAAGACCTTACTGGGTTGGATGAAGTTGTTGTAGTTGGTTTTGGTACGCAAACGAAAGAAGCTTTGGTGGGAGCCGTATCTACTGTCAAACCTGAAGATTTAAAAATACCATCGAGTAATTTAACGGCCTCTTTTGCTGGTCGGGTTCCAGGAGTTATTGCTTTTCAAAGTTCTGGTGAACCTGGGGGCGGATCTGATAATGCAGAGTTTTTTATTAGGGGGGCAACTACTTTTGGAGCTTATTCTTCTCCGTTAATATTAATAGATAATATAGAATTAACAGCAGACGATTTAGCTAGAATATCACCAGATGATATTGAAAGTTTTTCTGTATTTAAAGATGCGACAGCAACTGCTATTTATGGAGCTAGAGGGGCTAATGGAGTTATAGCTGTTAAAACGAAAACAGGCGAATTAGGAAAGCCAAGAGTATCTGTTAGGTATGAAACTACTTATTCTCAGGCTACTCAGAATTTAGAAATAGCAGACCCACTTGAATATTTAAGATTACATATGGACGCTGTTAATACTAGAAATGTGTCGCCAAATAGAAATGATAGGTTGCCATATTTGCAAAACAAGATAGATAATACTCTTGCCGGTAACATTAATCCTTTTGTTTACCCTGTTACAAATTGGCAAGATGAGTTGTTGCAAGATTTTACTAAGAATCAAAGATTAAATTTTAGTGTTTCTGGTGGAGGAAAAGTAGCTAGGTATTATGTGTCAGGTTCTGTTGCTCAAGATAACGGTATACTAAAAGTTGATAATCAAGCAAATTATAACAATAACATTGATAATAAAGTTTATAATTTAAGATCTAATGTTAATATAGATTTAACTTCAAGCACAGAATTGATAGTAAATTTAAATGCGACAGTAGATGATTATAGAGGTCCTGTGCCAACAGGAAACCAAGTATATAACATGATTAATAGAACTAATCCTGTAAGGTACCCAGCTTATTATGAGGCTGATGAGGCTAACCAATTTACAGAGCATCTTTTGTTTGGTAATGTAGATACTGGAGATGGAGAATTAGCAGGTTATTTAAATCCTTATGCCGAATTAGTAAGGGGGTATCGTGACTATAGTAGATCTGTAAATGTTTTAAGTTTACAAGTTAAGCAAGACTTAGGAGGTATTGTTGAGGGACTTAAATGGAGAGCTTTGGGGAATATTACAAGTACGTCTTCTTATAATATTACTAGAGAATATGAGCCTTATTATTATGCTATAGGTGATACTGATTATAATAGAGCAGATAATACATATGCATTAACTAGTCTTAACCCAGATTCAGGAACAGAGTATTTAAATTTCACAGAGAATGAAGACTCTAGAGTTGTTAATAGAAATATCTATTTTGAGTCTGCATTAAACTATGATAGAACCTTTAACGATAAACATGCTGTTAGCGGCTTGCTAGTTGGTATTTTAAGAGAATCTGTTGATGGAAATGCGGATGATTTGCAGGCATCACTTCCTAGTAGAAACGTCGGTTTATCTGGCCGTTTTACTTATAGCTTTGATAGAAGATATTTTATAGAAGGGAATTTTGGTTATAATGGATCAGAACGTTTTGCTGAAAAAAACAGGTACGGTTTCTTCCCGTCTGTTGGAGCGGCATGGGTAATATCTAATGAGAACTTTTTTGATAATATAGATTTAATAAGTAGGCTTAAATTAAGAGGGTCTTATGGCGTAGTTGGTAATGCTAATATTGGAAATAGTAATGATAGGTTTTTCTATTTATCTAATGTTAATTTAAACGATTCAGGAGCAGGAGCCCAGTTTGGAACGTTTGGTCAAGAATCTAGTGCAGGTGTTAGTATCAGTAGATATGAGAACCCACATATTTCTTGGGAAAGAGCCTATAAGCAGAACTATGGTTTAGAAATAAACCTTCTTAAAGATGCTATTCAATTGCAAGCCGAGTATTTTAAACAAACAACAACTGATATTTTACAAACTCGTTCAGATATACCTTCTTTTTTAGGTTTACAAGCGTCTCCAGTAGCAAATTTAGGCGAAGGAAAATCCAATGGTTTTGAGTTTACATTATTGGTAAACCATAATTTCAATAAAGATTGGTGGTTACAGGCGACTGCAAATTTTGTAAAAACGAGTAGTGAATATACTGTATATGAAGAGTCTGATTTATCGGCAACACCTTGGTTGTCTAAATTAGGAAACCCTTTTAATCAAGCTTACGGTTTAATCGCAGAGCGTTTGTTTATTGATGACGCCGATGTAGCTAATTCACCAGAACAACAATTTGGGGAAGTTATGCCAGGAGATATAAAGTATACTGATATCAATGGTGATGGTATTGTGTCTAATTTAGATATAGTTCCAATTGGAGAGCCTACTCAAGCTGAAGTAAGTTATGGTTTTGGATTTTCTGTAGGGTATAAGAATCTTGATATATCAGCATTTTTTGCAGGTTTAGATAATGTATCCTTTTTTATTGATTCAGCAGGAATAACACCATTTGCGGATACTGATGCTAATGGAGATTATTTACCAGATGCTATTTCTGAAAATCAAATTTTACAAGCTTTTGCTGAGAGCCACTGGTCTGAAGAGAACCAAGATATTTATGCCTTATGGCCGCGTTTGTCTACTTATGCTGTACAGAATAATAACCAAACAAGTAGTTGGTGGATGAGAGATGGAGCATTTATGAGATTAAAATCTTTAGAGATCGGGTATAATTTTAAACCAGAAAATGGAGCTGTATTCGGACAGGCAAGTGTGCGTTTATATCTCAGTGGAACAAATTTAGTGCATTGGAGTAAATTCAAACTTTGGGACCCAGAGTTAAGAGGGAATGGATTAAATTATCCTTTACAGAAAACGATAAACATTGGAGCTAGAGTTAATTTATAA
- a CDS encoding RagB/SusD family nutrient uptake outer membrane protein — protein MKKTNKIIYSIIFICIMSCDSYIDIVPDNVATFDLVFNNRANAKKFFYTLYGYLPHFSDVNSNIGLVGGDEVWTHQTWDGMRLSIGEQSKANPIYNLWGNGGRLEPHVALRDCNIFLNRISDVRDMTEDEKTRWIAEVKFLKAYYHFYLLKMYGPIPIIDENIEVSEDVISVRIERDGVDEVVDYIVSVLDEAIENLPPRITLEGEELGRATKPIAAMLKAKVLAFSASPLVNGNSVYSSWTNNAGTPYINQTYDANKWTLAADACREAIDLAHEAGNNLYKFSTAYNLSEETITKMNLRGAITDRWNNEIIWGQANPTTNTIQNNSFARIDDEFSGSSSGQVNSYYSIPLHMAEIFYSKNGVPIEEDSSYDYSSRFDLKTGDEANKFYVKQGYETIGLHLDRESRFYASLAGDGILSYDVNNEADDTSLFVVDAKNGGMAGYLNERQFNQTGYWPKKLVHYKSAIGNNSFTAENYSWPVYRLADLYLLYAECLNEVSGPAAEVFQYVDDVRERSGLEGVQASWTASSNNPTKPSTKEGLREIIHQERSIELAFEGHRFWDLRRWFKAHVLLNSTSMRGWSYEKATAETFYNQVEYGVTEFSIRDYFWPIAEDDILANPNLDQAFGW, from the coding sequence ATGAAGAAAACGAATAAAATTATATATTCTATAATATTCATATGTATAATGTCATGTGATTCTTATATTGATATAGTACCAGATAACGTAGCTACTTTCGATTTGGTTTTTAATAATAGAGCAAATGCTAAGAAATTCTTTTATACATTATATGGTTATTTACCACATTTTTCTGATGTAAATAGTAATATTGGATTAGTAGGGGGAGATGAGGTTTGGACACATCAAACTTGGGATGGAATGCGACTTTCTATCGGAGAACAATCAAAAGCAAATCCAATATATAATCTATGGGGAAACGGAGGCCGTTTAGAGCCGCATGTAGCTTTGAGAGATTGTAATATTTTCTTAAATAGAATTAGCGATGTTAGGGATATGACTGAAGATGAAAAAACAAGATGGATTGCAGAGGTTAAATTTTTAAAGGCTTATTATCATTTTTATTTATTAAAAATGTATGGTCCTATTCCTATTATCGATGAAAATATTGAGGTCAGTGAAGATGTTATTTCGGTGCGTATAGAAAGAGATGGGGTCGATGAGGTAGTAGATTATATTGTATCTGTTTTAGATGAAGCAATAGAAAATTTACCACCACGTATAACTTTGGAAGGTGAAGAACTTGGTAGAGCCACTAAACCAATTGCTGCGATGTTAAAAGCAAAAGTTTTAGCTTTTAGTGCGAGCCCTTTAGTAAATGGTAATTCAGTATACTCATCTTGGACTAATAATGCAGGAACACCATATATAAATCAAACGTATGATGCTAATAAATGGACTTTAGCCGCAGATGCTTGCAGAGAAGCGATAGACTTAGCGCACGAAGCAGGTAATAATTTATATAAGTTTTCAACAGCATACAATTTATCAGAGGAGACAATAACAAAAATGAATCTTAGAGGAGCCATTACAGATAGATGGAATAATGAGATTATTTGGGGGCAAGCTAACCCAACCACAAATACAATTCAAAATAATAGTTTTGCAAGGATTGACGATGAATTTTCAGGTTCAAGTTCAGGGCAAGTCAACTCTTATTATTCTATACCATTGCATATGGCAGAAATATTTTATTCTAAAAATGGAGTGCCTATAGAAGAAGATAGTTCTTATGATTATAGTAGTAGATTCGACTTAAAAACTGGAGATGAAGCTAATAAGTTTTATGTAAAACAAGGGTATGAAACAATTGGTTTGCATTTAGATAGAGAATCTAGGTTTTATGCCTCTTTAGCGGGAGATGGTATTCTATCTTATGATGTAAATAATGAAGCAGATGACACTAGTTTATTTGTTGTAGATGCCAAGAATGGTGGTATGGCAGGTTACCTCAATGAAAGACAATTTAACCAAACAGGATATTGGCCAAAAAAATTAGTGCACTATAAATCAGCAATAGGAAATAATAGTTTTACTGCTGAAAATTATTCATGGCCAGTATATAGATTAGCAGACTTATATTTATTGTATGCAGAATGTTTAAATGAAGTATCAGGGCCTGCTGCAGAAGTTTTTCAATATGTTGATGATGTAAGAGAAAGATCTGGTTTAGAGGGAGTTCAAGCTTCTTGGACAGCGTCTTCAAATAATCCAACAAAGCCAAGTACAAAAGAAGGTTTGAGAGAAATTATTCATCAAGAACGTTCAATAGAACTAGCTTTTGAAGGACACCGTTTTTGGGACTTAAGAAGATGGTTTAAAGCTCACGTTTTATTAAATAGTACGTCAATGAGAGGTTGGAGTTATGAAAAAGCAACGGCAGAAACTTTTTATAACCAAGTAGAATACGGTGTAACAGAATTTTCAATAAGAGATTATTTTTGGCCTATAGCTGAAGATGACATACTAGCAAACCCTAATTTAGATCAGGCTTTTGGTTGGTAA
- a CDS encoding DUF5000 domain-containing lipoprotein, translating to MMKNLKSFIVLLCIATVFSCEEDKMSSLITDDGIAPGPVVVDASSVENLAGASKITYNLPDDEDLLYVVAEYQRGANEEISSVKSSVFNSSLTVEGFSEASEYNVTLYAVDQSGNKSVGASVVINPEEPPYKSVCGTLTYAPDYGGIRLKWENPEEGDVTIEIYSENESGGLIFKDAVYSSAQDGERLVLGLEAVETNFVFIIRDRFNNKCGQIKATITPLYIELFDRVNYQAVYQTHDTPSDYGWILPRVYDGTKGDNGYHSPPNWKDPDGVLPEYIDWSYNGVPITPAMITLDIGSISQVYRFKFWPRLGNYMYRHGNPWLFDLWGSDHLNADGSLDGWTLLLEDAMVIKPSGQPDNENTAEDIEAAEAGFNFDISPDMPKVRYIRFVQKVAQNRTNSLLHISEMEFYGDNR from the coding sequence ATGATGAAAAATTTAAAGTCATTTATAGTGCTTCTGTGCATAGCAACTGTATTTAGTTGCGAAGAAGATAAGATGTCATCGTTAATTACTGACGATGGTATCGCTCCCGGTCCTGTGGTTGTAGATGCAAGTTCTGTTGAAAATTTAGCGGGAGCATCAAAAATAACATATAATCTTCCTGATGATGAAGATTTGTTATATGTAGTTGCAGAATATCAGAGAGGGGCTAATGAAGAAATATCTAGTGTGAAATCATCAGTTTTTAATAGTAGTTTAACAGTTGAAGGCTTTTCTGAAGCTTCAGAATATAATGTAACGCTATATGCTGTTGATCAATCAGGAAATAAATCTGTAGGTGCTTCTGTTGTTATAAACCCAGAAGAACCTCCTTACAAATCTGTTTGTGGAACATTAACCTATGCACCAGATTATGGTGGAATTAGATTGAAGTGGGAAAACCCAGAGGAAGGCGACGTTACTATCGAAATTTATTCTGAAAATGAGTCTGGAGGTTTAATTTTTAAGGATGCTGTATATTCATCAGCTCAAGATGGAGAACGTTTAGTCTTAGGATTAGAAGCTGTAGAAACCAATTTCGTATTTATAATTAGAGATAGGTTTAATAATAAATGTGGTCAAATTAAGGCAACAATAACTCCGCTATATATAGAGTTATTTGATAGGGTTAACTATCAAGCTGTTTATCAAACGCATGACACACCTTCAGATTATGGTTGGATACTACCAAGAGTTTATGATGGAACTAAAGGAGATAATGGATATCACTCACCTCCAAACTGGAAAGATCCGGATGGAGTTTTACCAGAATATATAGACTGGTCTTATAATGGAGTTCCTATTACGCCTGCAATGATTACATTAGATATAGGTTCAATATCTCAAGTATACAGATTTAAATTTTGGCCAAGACTAGGTAATTATATGTACCGTCATGGAAATCCTTGGTTATTTGATCTTTGGGGTAGCGATCATTTAAATGCAGACGGAAGTCTTGATGGTTGGACACTTTTATTAGAAGATGCCATGGTTATTAAGCCTTCTGGACAGCCTGATAATGAGAATACTGCTGAAGATATTGAAGCAGCAGAAGCGGGCTTTAATTTTGATATTTCTCCTGATATGCCGAAGGTTCGTTATATCAGATTTGTTCAGAAAGTAGCGCAGAACAGAACTAATTCACTATTACACATTAGTGAAATGGAGTTCTACGGTGATAATCGATAA
- a CDS encoding DUF4998 domain-containing protein, producing MINNFKNKTTNFIGIGVFTAVLLCFSCENTDLVETYKQYVPENVVSLAMPDSVSTISSGHNKLLFRVFVNSDPKIKKVVIALFDDDLTDNDEKILKTLDINRTVYEPEIYELEAELPEGGNEYFVHIEGLEGRKSIKYDVFGTVLGDEYKESLQARQNSGASAYSDSEAIITWVSNKVPDTDGEVIDNLLVKTELTYISSTDGAIKTIVIDESEDETIIPDFISEGTYTYTTFYKAVVDSPYLFESNSTEGVFPEKI from the coding sequence ATGATTAATAATTTTAAGAATAAAACCACTAATTTTATAGGAATTGGTGTGTTTACAGCTGTATTACTGTGTTTTTCTTGTGAGAATACAGATTTGGTTGAAACATATAAACAGTATGTTCCTGAAAACGTAGTAAGTTTGGCTATGCCAGATTCTGTGTCTACAATATCTAGTGGACATAATAAGTTGTTATTTAGAGTGTTTGTTAACTCAGATCCAAAAATAAAGAAAGTCGTTATTGCTTTATTTGATGATGATTTAACAGATAACGATGAAAAAATACTTAAAACTTTAGATATAAATAGAACGGTTTATGAACCAGAAATTTATGAACTGGAAGCAGAGTTGCCAGAAGGAGGAAATGAGTATTTTGTTCATATAGAAGGTCTGGAAGGCCGAAAATCTATAAAGTATGATGTTTTTGGTACAGTTCTAGGTGATGAATATAAGGAGTCGCTACAAGCTCGGCAAAATTCCGGAGCTAGCGCTTATTCTGATTCCGAAGCTATTATTACTTGGGTGTCAAATAAAGTTCCGGATACTGATGGAGAGGTTATTGATAATTTATTAGTTAAAACCGAACTAACTTACATTAGTAGTACAGATGGGGCTATAAAGACTATAGTTATTGATGAATCTGAGGATGAAACAATTATTCCAGATTTTATTTCAGAAGGGACTTATACTTACACTACGTTTTACAAAGCCGTAGTAGATTCTCCTTATTTATTTGAAAGTAACTCTACAGAAGGTGTTTTTCCAGAAAAAATATAA
- a CDS encoding carbohydrate-binding protein, whose amino-acid sequence MKKYIQLLILPVLFLWVGHLEAQTTINTLVELRSHLGDNDGDFVMTPGTYYFNETNCGPDKLFSNPKLLLFTGNDCKFDFTDVKFEIDTKIFKLYGNTDIIEFWAAGNDNVYLNLTMEDIGMTVPSKGAASIHLDGADNLIEGFKTTVRGSFPYGYGDTFGKGGGSVIAHQKHAGILVRGDRNHIKNCSVIMRAYGHGIFVQGSHNAIIEGCYVEGELRTVGEMLQEEGTDSPADNVDFETVWGFNLKDHTSDYTFSLQEAGIRAYSTGVIHDSNGDSTGVSRGTENTTVIDCTIVKMRVGVNTGAEGGDNKRIENCTALACEGGFWLGNDGDVINCRADASVGPILSEDISRSNASYEVTILDNYIPKIGDTPYFYAGGTNHNITIHDGTTYYNPDIKIVLGGTRPANRFLAGSVEPIPSRNANNITFTNNTPYPLILESATDCNVFSCGPVEDNGSNNTITQLTDCITTKPCNNTVNKLEAECYDTMSGIGTREINGNPNIKEVYGIHTGDWINFNAIDLTDMTSIEAIVSSIHNDVSIEVRTGSNTGALLATIPITSTSSESNYLEFSANLNQVANGETDICFVFTSVSQTGWLFNLDKLSFNKDACSQASYNPFLPISAENFCASSGITVYDLSIFNKSIGDIDNDDYIRFNNVHFGNDDVYNEIEVLASSTSGGIIEVRSGAVDGTLLTSVVVGNTGSNDNYEIFSSYTTSEITGTHDLYFVFKGTGSSFLNMDNFFFNNDECSGVNYNAYSQIDALTYCDMFGVVPINNEYLGGINDNEWIRYGSVDFTSEAPTQITFNVAGYPTDETEENGFVNVMLGHPTEGTLIAQTTVPKTGGWEVWEQVTESLLQNVTGTHEVYLYFGNGAFNLDWFEFHQETPELVNLALASNGGIASQSTTAYDGDATRGNDGNTNGNYGSGSVTHTEHGSTGSNTSKWWQVDLGANNVIWEIVIYGRTGSNYVNDLNNFTVEILNNNGDVTFTQFYENYPSSRPLTIDVDNKVGRIIKISKTSDRGLSLAEVEVYGTTTLSVSDFNLPQIILYPNPANEVLTVVNGSNLSLEIYNINGVLESRFFLSENNMEVSLKNLSTGVYFIKFTGDQGTTVKKLVKL is encoded by the coding sequence ATGAAAAAATATATACAATTATTAATTCTCCCTGTCTTGTTTTTATGGGTTGGACACTTAGAAGCCCAAACAACAATAAATACGCTTGTGGAGTTAAGGAGTCACTTAGGAGACAATGATGGAGATTTTGTAATGACTCCCGGGACATATTACTTTAATGAAACTAATTGCGGACCAGATAAATTATTTTCAAATCCAAAATTACTCTTGTTTACTGGAAATGACTGTAAATTTGACTTTACCGATGTGAAATTTGAAATTGATACTAAAATATTCAAATTATACGGAAACACTGATATTATTGAGTTTTGGGCAGCCGGAAATGATAATGTTTACTTGAATTTAACCATGGAAGATATTGGGATGACTGTACCTTCTAAAGGAGCAGCTTCAATACATCTTGATGGTGCAGATAATTTAATAGAAGGTTTTAAAACAACCGTAAGAGGTTCTTTTCCTTATGGATATGGCGATACTTTTGGTAAAGGAGGAGGTTCTGTTATTGCTCATCAAAAACATGCAGGTATTTTGGTTAGAGGAGACAGAAACCATATAAAAAATTGTAGTGTTATTATGAGAGCTTACGGCCATGGTATATTTGTACAAGGTTCTCATAATGCAATAATAGAAGGTTGTTATGTTGAGGGAGAATTACGTACCGTTGGAGAAATGCTACAAGAAGAAGGTACAGATTCTCCTGCGGATAATGTAGATTTTGAAACCGTTTGGGGTTTTAATTTAAAAGATCATACAAGTGATTATACCTTCAGTCTTCAAGAAGCTGGTATTAGAGCTTATTCTACCGGAGTTATACACGATTCTAATGGGGATTCTACAGGTGTAAGTAGAGGTACTGAAAATACAACAGTTATAGATTGTACCATTGTTAAAATGCGTGTAGGTGTAAATACAGGAGCTGAAGGTGGAGATAATAAACGAATTGAGAACTGTACAGCACTTGCTTGCGAAGGTGGTTTTTGGTTAGGTAATGATGGTGATGTTATTAATTGTCGTGCAGATGCATCAGTTGGGCCAATTCTATCAGAAGATATTTCTCGTTCTAACGCTTCTTATGAAGTTACTATCCTAGATAATTATATTCCTAAAATTGGAGATACACCTTATTTTTATGCAGGAGGAACCAATCATAATATTACAATACACGATGGTACAACTTACTATAATCCAGATATTAAAATTGTGTTAGGAGGTACAAGACCTGCAAATAGGTTTTTAGCAGGTTCTGTAGAGCCAATACCTTCTAGAAACGCTAACAATATTACATTTACAAACAATACACCTTATCCTTTGATTTTAGAGAGTGCTACAGATTGTAATGTTTTTTCTTGTGGACCAGTTGAAGATAATGGATCTAATAATACAATTACTCAGTTAACCGATTGTATTACAACAAAGCCTTGTAATAATACGGTAAACAAACTTGAAGCTGAATGCTATGATACCATGTCTGGTATAGGCACTAGAGAAATAAATGGTAATCCAAATATAAAAGAGGTCTATGGTATACATACAGGAGATTGGATAAATTTTAATGCTATTGATTTAACTGATATGACTTCAATTGAAGCCATAGTATCTAGTATACATAATGATGTGTCTATAGAAGTTAGAACAGGTAGTAATACCGGAGCTTTACTCGCTACAATACCCATAACTAGTACCAGTAGCGAATCTAATTATTTAGAGTTTTCTGCAAACTTAAATCAAGTTGCTAACGGGGAAACCGATATCTGTTTTGTATTCACCAGTGTGAGCCAAACAGGATGGCTATTTAATTTGGATAAATTATCTTTTAATAAAGACGCTTGTTCTCAGGCTTCATACAATCCGTTTCTTCCAATAAGTGCCGAGAATTTCTGTGCTTCATCAGGAATAACAGTGTATGATTTGTCTATCTTTAATAAATCAATTGGAGATATTGATAACGACGATTATATAAGATTTAATAATGTTCATTTTGGAAATGACGATGTTTACAATGAAATTGAAGTTTTAGCATCCTCTACCAGTGGGGGTATTATTGAAGTTAGAAGTGGAGCAGTAGACGGTACATTATTAACAAGTGTAGTAGTAGGAAATACAGGAAGCAATGATAATTATGAAATATTTTCTAGCTATACGACTTCTGAAATAACAGGAACACACGATTTATACTTTGTTTTTAAAGGGACGGGGTCTTCTTTTTTAAATATGGATAACTTCTTTTTTAATAATGATGAATGTAGCGGTGTAAATTACAATGCATATTCTCAAATAGATGCATTAACATATTGTGATATGTTTGGAGTGGTTCCAATAAATAATGAATACCTAGGAGGGATAAACGATAATGAATGGATTCGATATGGTAGTGTAGATTTTACTTCGGAAGCTCCAACACAAATTACTTTTAATGTAGCAGGTTATCCTACTGATGAAACTGAAGAAAACGGTTTTGTAAATGTTATGCTAGGACACCCAACAGAAGGTACTTTAATAGCTCAAACTACCGTTCCAAAAACAGGCGGATGGGAAGTTTGGGAGCAGGTTACAGAATCTTTACTTCAAAATGTTACGGGTACCCATGAGGTTTATTTATATTTTGGAAATGGCGCTTTCAATTTAGATTGGTTTGAGTTTCATCAAGAAACACCTGAATTAGTTAACCTAGCTTTAGCTTCAAATGGAGGCATTGCTTCACAATCTACAACGGCATACGATGGAGATGCTACTCGCGGTAACGATGGAAATACTAATGGTAATTATGGAAGTGGTTCCGTAACACATACCGAACATGGAAGCACTGGGTCTAATACATCTAAATGGTGGCAAGTAGATTTAGGCGCCAATAATGTTATTTGGGAAATTGTAATTTATGGTAGAACAGGTAGTAATTATGTTAATGATTTGAACAATTTTACTGTAGAAATTTTAAACAATAATGGGGATGTTACGTTTACACAATTTTATGAAAACTATCCGTCTTCGCGACCATTAACTATAGATGTTGATAATAAAGTAGGGCGAATTATAAAAATATCAAAAACATCAGATCGAGGATTGTCTTTAGCAGAGGTTGAGGTTTATGGAACAACGACTTTAAGCGTTAGTGATTTTAACTTACCTCAAATAATTCTATATCCAAATCCAGCAAACGAAGTGCTTACTGTGGTAAATGGATCTAATTTATCGTTAGAAATATATAATATTAATGGTGTTTTAGAATCGAGATTTTTTCTATCTGAAAACAATATGGAAGTTTCATTGAAAAACTTGAGTACAGGAGTTTATTTTATAAAATTTACAGGTGATCAAGGAACAACCGTGAAAAAACTAGTTAAGTTATAA